The Mycolicibacterium mucogenicum DSM 44124 genomic sequence CAAAGGGTCCGATGGACTCGACAATGTGCATGCTCACCGAGTCACCCCCATTTCCTGCAGATTCAGGCGCAGCGCCCGGACCGCGTAATGCAGTCTCGATTTCACTGTGCCCTCGGCGATCTGAAGCTCCGCCGCAATCTGCGCGACGCTCAACTGCCGGTAGTACGCGCGCTCGATCACGGCGCGATGGTCGACGGAGAGCTGGCTCAGGGCACCCCCGAGCAGCATCCGATCCAGTGCGGTGTCCGCCTCGTCGGTGGCGGCCGGGTCCGTCCGGTCCTCTGCCTCCACCACCTCCGACGACGTCGTCTCGTGCCGGCGCCGGGCGCTGCGCTGCTCATCGATGATGAGGTTGCGGGCGACGGTGTAGAGCCAGGCCCGCGGGGACTGGTTGGCGTCGGATACGACATCGGGGTGGCGCCACGCCCGCAGCAACGTCTCCTGCACCACGTCCTCGGCACGCGCCGAGTCCTGTGTCAGACGCAGGGCATAGCGCCAAAGGGCGCCTGCGTGCTCGTCGTAAAGCACCCGCATCATGGCGGCCTCCGGATCGCTCATGCACCAACCTCCGTCATTGACACGAGATCAGGGGCGATCCGGTTCACCGGATCAGTCGCGAAGCAGCGTCAAGATTCGGGGTCCGTCCTCGGTGACAGCAACGGTGTGTTCCCAGTGTGCGGCACGCGAGCCGTCCTTGGTGACGACTGTCCATTCGTCTTCGAGAATGACAGTCTTCGAGGTGCCCAGCGTCAGCATCGGCTCGATGGCCAGCACCGAGCCGGGCTCGAGGAACGGGCCCCGGCCAGGTGATCCCTCGTTCGGCAGGAACGGGTCCATGTGCATCTCTTGACCGATGCCGTGCCCGCCGTAGCCTGCGACGATGCCGAACTTGCGGTCGTAGCGGGCGGACGCCGCGTGGGTCCCCCGCTCGATGGCATGCGAGACGTCGGTCAGCCGGTTACCGGGGACCATGGCGGCGATGCCGGCCTCCATGGACTCACGGGTGGCGTCGGACAGCTTCTGGTCGGCGTCGATCAGCGGGCCGACACCGAACGTCACGGCCGAGTCGCCGTGCCAGTTGTCCAGGATGGCGCCGCAATCGATCGAGACCAGGTCACCGCTGACGAGCACCTCGTCGGCGGTCGGAATGCCGTGCACCACGCGGTCGTTGACCGACGCGCAGATGGTCGCCGGGAAGCCGTGATAGCCCAGGAACGACGGGATGCCGCCACCATCGCGGATGACGGACTCGGCGATCTGGTCGAGCTCGAGAGTGGACACCCCGGGCGCGGCGGCTTCACGAACCGCTTTCAGCGCGGCCGCCACCAGCGAACCGGCAGCGGCCATCGCGTCCAGTTCGCCGGGTGTCCGCTGGGGGACGACCTTGCGGCCGCGTCGGGGTAGACCAATCATCGATGACTACTTCAGCCGGATCGGCGATTCAGCTGCCGAGCGCCTGCAGGGCGCGGGCGAAGACCTCGTCCAGGCTGCCGACGGCGTCGACCGAGACGAGCTCGTCCCGGTAGTAGTCCAGCAGCGGGGCGGTCTCGTCCCGGTACACCTTCATGCGGTTGAGGATGACCTCTTCGGTGTCGTCGGCGCGGCCGCGGCTCTTCAACCGGGTCAGCAGCTCGGACTCCGACACGCGGAACTCCAGCACCGCGTCCAGCTTGAGGTTGCGCTTGGCCAGCATGTCCTTCAGCGCGACGGCCTGCTCGACCGAGCGGGGGAAGCCGTCGAGGATGAACCCGGCGGCGGTGTCGTCGGCGTCGAGACGGTCGTCGACCAGCGCGTTGGTCAGCTCGGCCGGGACCAGGTCGCCGGCATCGAGGTACTTCTTGGCCTCGACACCGAGCGGGGTGCCCTTGCTGATGTTGCTACGAAACAGATCACCCGTGGAGATCTGCGGGATGCCGAACTTCTCGGCCAGCTTCTCGGCCTGAGTGCCCTTGCCTGCTCCCGGCGGTCCCAGCAGAACCATTCTCATTTGAGGAACCCTTCGTAGTTGCGCTGCATCAGCTGGCTCTCGATCTGCTTCACCGTGTCCAGACCCACGCCGATCATGATCAGCACGGCCGTACCGCCGAATGGCAGGTTCTGGGCGCTGCTGCCGCCGCTCTGCAGGAACAGATTAGGCAACACCGCGATCAAACCGAGGTAAATCGAGCCCGGCAGCGTGATGCGGCTCAGGACGTACCGCAGGTAGTCCGCCGTCGGCTTGCCCGGCCGGATGCCCGGGATGAAGCCACCGAACTTCTTCATCTCGTCCGCCCGCTCATCGGGGTTGAACGTGATGGACACATAGAAGTACGTGAAGAAGATGATCAGACCGAAGTAGATCGCGATGTAGACCGGGTCGGCCGGGTTGGTCAGGTACTTGGCGACCGCCTTGGACCACCAGCCGTTGGACGCGTTCGGATCACCGGCGGTGACCAGCTGGGTGATCAGGTGCGGGATGTAGATCAGCGACGACGCGAAGATGACGGGGATGACGCCGGCCTGGTTGACCTTCAGGGGCAGGTAGGTCGAGGTACCGCCGTACATCCGGCGGCCCACCATGCGCTTGGCGTACTGCACCGGGATACGGCGCTGTCCCTGCTCGACGAAGACGACACCGACGATGATGATCAGCGTCGCGGCCACGACGGAGGCGAACACGACGCCGCCGCGGCTCTCCAGGATCGACTGGCCTTCGGACGGGATGCGGGCGGCGATGCCGGCGAAGATCATCAGCGACATGCCGTTGCCGATGCCGCGCTCGGTGACGAGCTCGCCCATCCACATGACCAGGGCGGCGCCCGCGGTCATGACCAGCACGATCACGACGAGGGTGAAGATGCTCTGGTCCTGGATGATGTTCAGGGTGCAGCCCTGCAGCAGATTGCCGCTGGCGGCCATCGCGACGATCGAGGTGCCCTGCAGAACTGCCAGCGCGATCGCGAGATAACGCGTGTACTGCGTCATCTTGGCCTGACCGGCCTGGCCTTCCTTCTGCAGCTGTTCGAAGCGCGGGATGACCACGACCAGCAGCTGCACGATGATGCTCGCGGTGATGTAGGGCATGACGCCGACCGCCAGCACCGACAGGTGCAGCAGCGCACCGCCGGAGAACAGGTTGATCAGCGAGTAGACCTGCGCAGCGTCACCGCCGCTGACCTGCTCGATGCACTTCTGCACGTTCGGATAGTTCACCCCGGGGGACGGCAATGCGGCACCGGCCCGATACAGGACGACTACACCCAGCGTGAAGAGGATCTTGCGTCGCAGATCGGCCGTCCGCAGGGACGAGATAAAAGCCGAAAGCACTCTTCCTCCTGCGCAGCCGAGCTCGGGCCGCGGCGTGCTGATGGGGCTGGTCAGGTCCAGCGTTTGGTTAATTCCGTGCGCGACCACAGCAGGTACCCGACCTGCCTGGACGCGCCGTCAAATCAGTCTCCGAGAATAACAGTTGCCGTCCCCGCGACCTGCATCCGCTCGGCGCCGGACCCTTCGTACCCAGCCCGGACACCTCGAAACGTGCCGCCACCCGGCATTTCTGCCGCGTTCAGGAACGGCGCGTACAGTCGCCGACAGGTTGTTACATGAGCTAACTACCGACCCGTTCACCGGGTGACCGACGACAGGAACGACGCGATGGCACGCACTGACAACGACACGTGGGACCTGGCATCGAGCGTAGGAGCGACCGCGACTCTGGTCGCCGCGGCCCGCGCTCTCGCCACCAATTCCGAAAACCCGATCATCGACGACCCGTTCGCCGCTCCCCTGGTCCGCGCCGTCGGGGTCGAGTTCTTCACCAAGCTGGTCGACGGCGCCGCCGATCCCGACCAGTCCAGCGCCGGCTACAGCCCGACCATGGCGCAGCTGACCAACGGCATGGCGGCGCGCACCCGATTCTTCGACGACTTCTTCCGGGACGCCGGCAAGGCCGGTATCCGGCAGGCCGTCATCCTGGCGGCGGGCCTCGACTCGCGCGCCTACCGCCTGGTGTGGCCGGCGGGCACCGTCGTCTACGAGATCGACCAGCCCGACGTCATCGAGTTCAAGTCCAAGACCCTGTCGGATCTGGACGCGGCACCGACCACCGAACGGCGCACGGTGGCGATCGACCTGCGTGAGGACTGGCCGGCCGCACTTCGCGCCGCCGGTCTGGACCCCACCAAGCCCACCGCGTGGATCGCCGAGGGACTGTTCGGCTACCTGCCGCCCGAAGCGCAGGACCGGTTGCTCGACCAGATTTCCGAACTGTCCGCACCGGGTAGCCGCATGGGCGCCGAAGGCGTGCCGGCCACGCCGGACCTCGATGAGGACGCCGTGCGCGAGCGCATGAAGGCCGCATCGGAGCACTGGCGCGATCAAGGCTTCGATCTCGACTTCAGCGATCTGGTCTACCTCGGCGACCGCGCCGACGTGGACACCTACCTGCAGGGTCACGGCTGGCAGACCACCGCCGTCACCTCCAACGAACTGCTGGTCCGCAACGGCCTGCCGGCCGTCGAGGCCGACCCGAACGGCCAGCCCTCCATGGGCGAGGTCAACTACGTCACCGCAGTGCGCTGATCCTCATCTATCCCTACCGACGGACAGGACCTACCCGATGACCCGCACCGACAGCGACACCTGGGATCTGGCCTCGAGCGTGGGCGCCACCGCCACGATGGTGGCGACCGCCCGCGCCCTGGCGACGAAGGAAGCGGAGCCGCTCATCCGCGATCCGTACGCCGACCCGCTGGTGCGGGCCGTCGGGGTGGAGTTCTTCATCAAGCTGCTCGACGGGCAGATCGATCTCACCGGTGAGGTCGGGACGGCCGCCGCCATGATGACCAACCTGATGGCGGTCCGGACGAAGTTCTTCGACGACTTCTTCACTTCCGCCACCGCTGCCGGCATCCGGCAGGCCGTCATCCTGGCGGCGGGCCTCGACTCGCGGGCCTACCGGCTGGACTGGCCGGCCGGCACCGTCGTCTACGAGATCGACCAGCCCGAGGTGATCGCCGCCAAGACCGGGACCATGGCGCAGATCGGCGCCACACCGACCTGCGAACGCCGCACCGTCGCGATCGATCTGCGCGAGGACTGGCCGGCCGCGCTGCGCGCCGCCGGATTCGATCCCGCGGCGCCGACGGCCTGGATCGCCGAGGGGCTGCTGATCTATCTGCCGCCCGAGGCGCAGGACAAGCTGTTCGACAACATCACCGCGCTGTCGGCGCCGGGCAGTCGCCTGGCCACCGAATTCCACACCGACCACGGCGCCGGCATGCGTGAGCGCGGCGCGGCCATGAGCGAGCGGTGGCGCGGCGCGGGCCTCGACCTCAACCTGACCGATCTCTGGTACCAGGGCGAGCGCACCTCGGTGGTCGAGCACCTGGATGTCAGTGGCTGGAATACCACGGCCCGCCCTCGCCTTGAAGTTTTCGCCGAGTACGGCCGTCCCCTCGCCGAGACCGAAGACACGGCGGCACTGCGTAATTCACTGTCCGTGACGGCCATCAAGAACTAGGAGTTGGACCCACATGACACGAACTGACGGAGATTCCTGGGACCTGGCCTCGAGCGTCGGGGCCACCGCGACCATGGTCGCGGGGCAGCGTGCCATCGCCCACCGCGAGCAGCTGATCGACGACCCGTACGCCGAGCCGCTGGTGCGGGCCGTCGGGCTGGACTTCTTCACCAAGGCGCTCGACGGCGAGATCGACCTGAGCGACGTGAACCCGGCCTTCACCCCGCGACGCGCGGCCGAAGGGATGACGGTCCGCACCCGCTGGTTCGACCAGCTGTTCCTCGACGCGGCTGCCACCGGCGTACGGCAGGCCGTGATCCTGGCCGCCGGTCTGGACGCGCGCGCCTACCGGCTGCCGTGGCCAGACGGCACCGTCGTCTTCGAGGTGGACCAGCCCGAGGTCATCGAGTTCAAGTCGACGACGCTCGCGAGCCTCGGCGCCTCCCCCACCGCGACCCGGCGCACCGTCGCCGTCGACCTGCGCGACGACTGGATGCAGGCGCTGCGGGACAACGGTTTCGACCCCGAGGCGCCCACCGCGTGGATCGCCGAAGGGCTGCTCATCTACCTGCCGCCGGAGGCCCAGGACCGGTTGTTCGACAACATCACCGCACTGTCGGCGCCCGGCAGCTTCGTGGCCACCGAGCAGGTCGGCGATCTGAGCTCCGCGTTCGACGACGAGCGCATGCAGCAGATGCGCGACCGGATGAAGGCCCTCGGTTCGAACATCGAGATGGCCGACCTCATCTACGAGGGCGACCGCAACCATGTCACCGATTACCTGACGAGCCTCGGCTGGGACGTCACCGCGCGGTCGGTCGAAGAGGCGCACGCCGACAACGGTTTCCAGTACCCGGACGACGAACTGTCCCGGGCCTGGACCCAGCTGAAATACGTCCGCGCAGTCCTGAACCGGAAGGCCTGACCGCGATGGCCCGGACACACGGAGACAGCTGGGACCTGGCCTCGAGCGTGGGCGCGACGGCCACGCTGGTCGCGACGGGGCGGGCGATCGCGAGCACCCACGAACACGGTTTGATCGACGATCCGTTCGCGGCGCCGCTGGTGCGTGCCGTCGGGATCGAGGCGTTCACCAAGATGGTCGACGGCGAACTGGACCTGGCCGTCCTCGACGCCGTCGCCCCGGATGCGGCGGCGCGGGCGCGCGCCAACATCGACGAAATGGCCGTGCGCACAAGGTTTTTCGACGACTACTTCATGGCCGCTGTAGGCGGCGATTCGGCCGGGGTCGCCGCGTCCTCGGAAATCCGGCAGGCGGTGATCCTGGCCTCCGGGCTGGACGCGCGCGCCTACCGGCTGGCGTGGCCCGAGAGCACGGTGGTCTACGAGATCGACCAGCCCGAGGTCATCGAGTTCAAGACCCGGACCCTGGCCGGCCTCGGCGCCGAACCCACGGCCGAACGCCGGACCGTCCCGATCGATCTGCGTGAGGATTGGCCGGCGGCGTTGCGTGCGGCGGGCTTCGACCCGAGCCGGCCGACGGCGTGGTTGGCCGAAGGTCTGCTCATCTACCTGCCGCCGGAGGCCCAGGACAAGCTGTTCGACAACATTCACGAGCTCAGTGCCCCCGGCAGCGCCGTGGCCACCGAATTCGTGCCGGGCCTCAAGGCTTTCGACGCCGACAAGGCGCGCGAGGCCGCCGCGGGATTCCAGCAGCTCGGCTTGAACATGGATATGCCGTCGCTGGTCTACCACGGCGAAAGGCACTCCGCCGCAGACTATCTGGCGGCCAAGGGCTGGCAGACCGCTGGCATCGGCCGGGTGGATCTGCATGCCCGGCACGGCCTGACGGCAACGGTCCTCGGCGACGACGACCCGATGCGCGAAATCATCTACATCAGCGGCACTCTCGGCTGAACCGGCGACGTCGTCACGGATTGTGGACGACGTCGCCCCCGCTCGCGTTGGCCGTGTAGCCGTCGAGGTTGATCTCATCCGTTGTGGTCGTGCCTGCGGCGGCGATGCTGCCGGCACCTGTCGCGGCGGCGGTGTTGGCGTCGCTGTCATCGCCGCCCGTACCGGCGAGGGCAGAAGCGCCGTCAGTGGCTGTGGCGCTGTTGCTCGAGCTGTCGCTGCCGTACCTGGCGGCCATGGCCTGGCTGCCCGGACCGAACGCAACGGCGCTGTTCGAATCGTTGTTGTTGCCGTCACTGCCTGCGATTGCCGTCGTGTCGGGGCCGTAGGCGATGGCGACGTTTCCGTCGCTTCCGCTGCCATAGGTACCTGCCAAGGCCGTGCTGTTGTCGCCGATCGCCTTCGCGGTGTTGTTGTTGTTGCCGGGACCACGGACGTCATCCTTGTCGCCGGCGGCAGCATAGGCGTTCGTACCGGTGGCTTTCGCGGCGTTGCCATCGCCGAAACCCGCGGTGGCGCCGGCGTTTATCCCCGTCGCCGTTGCGGTGTTGTTGTCGCCGTAGACCGCGGCGGCGTAGCTGTTTGTACCCGTCGCTGTGGCGGTATTGCCGGAGCCGAAGGCGGCGATCGCGTGGCTCCCCATGCCGGTGGCCTTGGCGGTGTTGTTGTCGCCGTCCTTGGCGATCGCGACGCTGCGGGTGCCGCTCGCGATCGCGTGGTTGTTGGTGCCGCCGGTGGCTTCGGCGTAGCTGCCGAAACCGTGGGCCACCGCCGTCGAGCCCTGTCCGTCGGACACGGCTGTCGCGGTGCCCTTCACGACCTTGACGTCCCCGTCGTGCGACACCGAGATGTTCGGGCCGCTGCCGTCGGGTGCCGCAGCGGCCGACCACGGCATCGCGGCCATCCCCACTCCGACTCCCAGCGCCACCGCCAGTCCGCCGACCCGGCCGATGCGCTCCGGAGAAACGCGGTGCTTGTTCATGAATTGACCTCCCCTGGTTACAGTTACGCGAACCGTCACGGGTTGTGGACGCTCTGTCCGTTGGTGGCGTCGGCGGTGTAGCCGTCCAGGTTGTCGGTCCCATAGCCCGCGTATGCGTAGCTGCCGAAGCCGTCCGCGCTCGCAGAGTTGTTGTCGTTGTCATTGCCGAAGCTGCCGGCGATGGCGCCGCCCCCGCCGGTCGCGGTGGCGGTGTTGTTGTCGTTGCCGGAGACCAGGAATCCGGAGTCGGCCACGCTGCCCGGCCCGGACGCGGTGGCGGTGTTGGAATCGTTGTTGGTGCCGACGCCGGCCGAAGCGACCCCGGAGTCCGTGGCTTTCGCGAAGTTGCCGTCGTTGTGGTCGCCGATCCCGGCCCGCGCGATGCTGTGGGTACCGGTGGCGATCGCGGTATTGCCGGTGTTGTTCGATTGGCGCCCATCGTATTCGGGGCTTGAGCCGGCGTAAGCCTGAGCGAAGTTGCCCGACGCCACGGCCGTGTTGTTGGTACCGCCACCGGCGATCGCCGTGCTGTCGATACCGCTCGCTTTGGCCGTGTTGTTACTGCCGCCCTTGGCAATCGCCGTGCTGCCGAAGCCGTTTGCGGTCGCGTGGTTGTTGGTGCCGGTGGCTTCGGCGTAACTGTCGAAACCATGGGCCACCGCCGTCGAACCCCGCCCGCTGGACACCGCCGTCGCAGTGCCCTTCACGACCTTGACGTCACCGTCGTGGCTCACCGAGATATTCGGACCGCTGCCGTCGGGCGCCGCCGACGCCGACCACGGCATCGCGACGATCCCGACGCCCACTCCCAGCGCCACCGCCAGCCCGCCGACCCGGCCGATCGACACCGCGCTCCGCGCCATGTTGTGCTTGCCCATGTTCTTCACCCCTTCGTCTGTTGGTGTCACGGGTTGTTGACGGTGTCGCCACCGCTGGCGTTGGCGGTGTAGTGGTCGAGATCGGTTCCGGCCACGCCGGCATTGGCAAGGCTGCCGTCGCCGGTGGCCGAGGCCGTGTTGTAGTCGTTGTCGTTGCCTGCACCACCGGCGAAGGCGCCGGCGCCGTCGGTGGCAGTGGCGCTGTTGTAGTCGTTCTGGTTCCCGCCTGAGCCGGCGCCGGCGTGGGTTCCCGCACCGAAGGCGACGGCGGTGTTGTGCGTGTTGCTGTTGCCACCGAAGCCGGAGACGGCGCCGCTGTTGTCGCCGTAGGCAATGGCGGTGTTGTCGGTGTTGAAGCTGCCGCCCGCGCCGGCGACAGCGGTGGCCGAATCGCCTTGGGCTGAGGCGAGATTGTTGTTGTTGGAGCCTTGCCGGACATCGAGCCCCGGGTAGTAACCCGCGTACGCGCCACTGTCGGTGCCGGTCGCTTTCGCGGTGTTGTTGCTGCCGCCCGCGGCGATGGCGGTGCTGTTGGTGCCGGTCGCTGTAGACGTGTTGTTGCTGCCGCCCGCGGCGATGGCGGTGCTGTTGGTGCCGGTCGCTGTAGACGTGTTGTTGCTGCCGCCCTTGGCGATCGCGGTGCTGCCGACGCCGCTGGCGAGCGCGTGGTTGTTGGTACCGCCGGTGGCTTCGGCATAGCTGCCGAACCCGTGCGCGACGGCCGTTGATCCCCGGCCGTCGGACACCGCTGTGGCAGTGCCTTTCACCACCTTGACGTCACCGTCGTGGCTCACCGAAATGTTCGGGCCACCGCCGTCGGGCGCGGCCGCTGCCGACCACGGCATCGCGGCAATCCCTATTCCGACGCCGAGGGCCACCGCCAGTCCGCCGATCCGGCCGATCGACGCCGCGGTTCGCGGCACGTTGCGCTTACCCATCATCTCTACCTCCCGGCGTGGCAGTCACTGTGTGGTTCCACTGTGCGGGGCGGGCAGGCCGGGTTCTGGGGTAGCGCCGTACCCCATATGATTAGTTCAGCTAAATAGGCTTCGTGGCCACGTCGAAGGCAGAGCCGACGGGACGGCCCCGACTGACTCGATCAGAGCTAAAAGCGGTAATCCCCCAGCCAGAGGGCGCTGACCCCGGTCATCGACCGCTCGGCCTGGCCGAGCGCACCGACCAGTGACCGACCGAGCAGCGCCGCCACCGCCTCCGGCAACGACGCCGCGGCCGGCTGCGACGAGGCCTTGGGCCGCACGTGATCCAGCAGTGACGAGCCCGGGTAGTTGACGACCTTGGCGGTCGCGTCGGGATCGAGACCGGCGA encodes the following:
- a CDS encoding sigma-70 family RNA polymerase sigma factor, translating into MSDPEAAMMRVLYDEHAGALWRYALRLTQDSARAEDVVQETLLRAWRHPDVVSDANQSPRAWLYTVARNLIIDEQRSARRRHETTSSEVVEAEDRTDPAATDEADTALDRMLLGGALSQLSVDHRAVIERAYYRQLSVAQIAAELQIAEGTVKSRLHYAVRALRLNLQEMGVTR
- the map gene encoding type I methionyl aminopeptidase, which encodes MIGLPRRGRKVVPQRTPGELDAMAAAGSLVAAALKAVREAAAPGVSTLELDQIAESVIRDGGGIPSFLGYHGFPATICASVNDRVVHGIPTADEVLVSGDLVSIDCGAILDNWHGDSAVTFGVGPLIDADQKLSDATRESMEAGIAAMVPGNRLTDVSHAIERGTHAASARYDRKFGIVAGYGGHGIGQEMHMDPFLPNEGSPGRGPFLEPGSVLAIEPMLTLGTSKTVILEDEWTVVTKDGSRAAHWEHTVAVTEDGPRILTLLRD
- a CDS encoding adenylate kinase, producing MRMVLLGPPGAGKGTQAEKLAEKFGIPQISTGDLFRSNISKGTPLGVEAKKYLDAGDLVPAELTNALVDDRLDADDTAAGFILDGFPRSVEQAVALKDMLAKRNLKLDAVLEFRVSESELLTRLKSRGRADDTEEVILNRMKVYRDETAPLLDYYRDELVSVDAVGSLDEVFARALQALGS
- the secY gene encoding preprotein translocase subunit SecY, which encodes MLSAFISSLRTADLRRKILFTLGVVVLYRAGAALPSPGVNYPNVQKCIEQVSGGDAAQVYSLINLFSGGALLHLSVLAVGVMPYITASIIVQLLVVVIPRFEQLQKEGQAGQAKMTQYTRYLAIALAVLQGTSIVAMAASGNLLQGCTLNIIQDQSIFTLVVIVLVMTAGAALVMWMGELVTERGIGNGMSLMIFAGIAARIPSEGQSILESRGGVVFASVVAATLIIIVGVVFVEQGQRRIPVQYAKRMVGRRMYGGTSTYLPLKVNQAGVIPVIFASSLIYIPHLITQLVTAGDPNASNGWWSKAVAKYLTNPADPVYIAIYFGLIIFFTYFYVSITFNPDERADEMKKFGGFIPGIRPGKPTADYLRYVLSRITLPGSIYLGLIAVLPNLFLQSGGSSAQNLPFGGTAVLIMIGVGLDTVKQIESQLMQRNYEGFLK
- a CDS encoding class I SAM-dependent methyltransferase, with amino-acid sequence MARTDNDTWDLASSVGATATLVAAARALATNSENPIIDDPFAAPLVRAVGVEFFTKLVDGAADPDQSSAGYSPTMAQLTNGMAARTRFFDDFFRDAGKAGIRQAVILAAGLDSRAYRLVWPAGTVVYEIDQPDVIEFKSKTLSDLDAAPTTERRTVAIDLREDWPAALRAAGLDPTKPTAWIAEGLFGYLPPEAQDRLLDQISELSAPGSRMGAEGVPATPDLDEDAVRERMKAASEHWRDQGFDLDFSDLVYLGDRADVDTYLQGHGWQTTAVTSNELLVRNGLPAVEADPNGQPSMGEVNYVTAVR
- a CDS encoding class I SAM-dependent methyltransferase — encoded protein: MTRTDSDTWDLASSVGATATMVATARALATKEAEPLIRDPYADPLVRAVGVEFFIKLLDGQIDLTGEVGTAAAMMTNLMAVRTKFFDDFFTSATAAGIRQAVILAAGLDSRAYRLDWPAGTVVYEIDQPEVIAAKTGTMAQIGATPTCERRTVAIDLREDWPAALRAAGFDPAAPTAWIAEGLLIYLPPEAQDKLFDNITALSAPGSRLATEFHTDHGAGMRERGAAMSERWRGAGLDLNLTDLWYQGERTSVVEHLDVSGWNTTARPRLEVFAEYGRPLAETEDTAALRNSLSVTAIKN
- a CDS encoding class I SAM-dependent methyltransferase, which gives rise to MTRTDGDSWDLASSVGATATMVAGQRAIAHREQLIDDPYAEPLVRAVGLDFFTKALDGEIDLSDVNPAFTPRRAAEGMTVRTRWFDQLFLDAAATGVRQAVILAAGLDARAYRLPWPDGTVVFEVDQPEVIEFKSTTLASLGASPTATRRTVAVDLRDDWMQALRDNGFDPEAPTAWIAEGLLIYLPPEAQDRLFDNITALSAPGSFVATEQVGDLSSAFDDERMQQMRDRMKALGSNIEMADLIYEGDRNHVTDYLTSLGWDVTARSVEEAHADNGFQYPDDELSRAWTQLKYVRAVLNRKA
- a CDS encoding class I SAM-dependent methyltransferase — encoded protein: MARTHGDSWDLASSVGATATLVATGRAIASTHEHGLIDDPFAAPLVRAVGIEAFTKMVDGELDLAVLDAVAPDAAARARANIDEMAVRTRFFDDYFMAAVGGDSAGVAASSEIRQAVILASGLDARAYRLAWPESTVVYEIDQPEVIEFKTRTLAGLGAEPTAERRTVPIDLREDWPAALRAAGFDPSRPTAWLAEGLLIYLPPEAQDKLFDNIHELSAPGSAVATEFVPGLKAFDADKAREAAAGFQQLGLNMDMPSLVYHGERHSAADYLAAKGWQTAGIGRVDLHARHGLTATVLGDDDPMREIIYISGTLG